The Micavibrio sp. TMED2 genome includes a window with the following:
- a CDS encoding ATPase — protein MSVAAAFDPRSNPQRGGGAIAGCHVIVFGNEKGGSGKSTTAMHVIVGLLREGYRVGSIDLDARQGTLTRYFERRLERRNARSSDLPCPNHRAVFRSDAATKAEMEAEERAALGAAIEALAPEADVLVIDAPGSDNYLSRLGHSYADTLITPMNDSFIDLDLLATIDPETLAVIKPSVYSELVWETRKQRMIRDRGSIDWIVMRNRLGHIDARNKRDIAAILAQLGKRIGFRQAPGFGERVIFRELYLKGLTLLDLVEDGEITLNMSHIAARQEVRSLIDQINLPPLSEIAQSSGQL, from the coding sequence ATGTCAGTAGCAGCAGCATTCGATCCCCGGTCCAACCCCCAGCGCGGTGGCGGTGCCATCGCCGGGTGCCATGTGATTGTCTTCGGTAACGAGAAGGGCGGTTCCGGCAAGTCCACGACCGCCATGCATGTGATCGTCGGCCTGCTGCGTGAGGGCTACCGGGTCGGCTCGATCGATCTTGATGCCCGTCAGGGTACGCTGACCCGCTATTTTGAGCGGCGGCTTGAGCGGCGTAATGCCCGCTCCAGCGATCTGCCTTGTCCGAACCACCGGGCCGTGTTCCGCTCCGATGCTGCAACCAAGGCGGAGATGGAGGCCGAGGAGCGCGCGGCCCTCGGTGCCGCGATTGAGGCGCTGGCACCGGAAGCGGATGTGCTGGTGATTGATGCGCCGGGCTCGGACAATTATCTGAGCCGTCTCGGCCACAGCTATGCCGATACGCTGATCACGCCGATGAATGACAGCTTCATCGACCTTGATCTGCTGGCCACCATTGATCCCGAGACCCTCGCGGTTATCAAGCCGAGCGTTTACAGCGAACTGGTCTGGGAAACCCGCAAGCAGCGGATGATCCGGGATCGTGGGTCGATTGACTGGATCGTCATGCGCAATCGTCTCGGCCACATTGACGCCCGCAACAAGCGCGACATTGCCGCGATCCTCGCCCAACTCGGCAAACGGATCGGTTTCCGGCAAGCGCCGGGTTTCGGTGAGCGGGTGATTTTCCGCGAGTTGTATCTGAAGGGGCTGACCCTGCTCGATCTGGTCGAGGATGGCGAGATTACCCTCAATATGTCCCATATCGCCGCGCGTCAGGAAGTGCGCAGTCTGATCGACCAGATCAACCTGCCGCCACTGTCGGAAATCGCCCAGAGCAGCGGCCAACTATAG
- a CDS encoding UTP--glucose-1-phosphate uridylyltransferase encodes MTRQVRKAVFPVAGLGSRFLPATKVMPKEMLTLVDKPLIQYAVEEARAAGVESFAFVTSQGKTLIEDHFDSHYELYETLERRGKEAELASAKATEIAAGDLAIMRQHTPLGLGHAVWCARDFIGNEPFAVILPDDVILSKTPALKQMVDAYSKVGGNMVAVEEVPMEQVHRYGILDVDQDDGKIASAKGLVEKPNAEDAPSNLSIIGRYILQPEIFDILDKRETGAGGEIQLTDAIAKMIGPMPFHGFRFDGTRYDCGNKAGFVAANVAFAMAREDVADDVRNMVKDLV; translated from the coding sequence ATGACACGTCAAGTACGTAAAGCTGTTTTCCCGGTAGCCGGTCTCGGCTCCCGTTTCCTGCCTGCAACCAAGGTCATGCCGAAAGAGATGCTGACGCTGGTTGATAAGCCCCTGATCCAGTACGCGGTTGAAGAAGCCCGTGCCGCCGGGGTCGAGAGCTTCGCCTTTGTTACCAGTCAGGGCAAAACCCTGATTGAGGACCATTTCGACAGCCATTACGAACTCTACGAAACGCTTGAGCGCCGCGGCAAGGAAGCCGAACTCGCCAGTGCCAAGGCGACCGAGATCGCCGCCGGTGACCTCGCGATCATGCGCCAGCACACGCCGCTCGGCCTCGGCCATGCTGTCTGGTGCGCCCGTGACTTTATCGGCAATGAGCCATTCGCGGTTATCCTGCCTGACGATGTGATCCTGTCCAAAACCCCGGCGCTGAAACAGATGGTTGATGCCTACAGCAAGGTCGGCGGCAATATGGTTGCGGTTGAGGAAGTGCCGATGGAACAGGTCCATCGCTACGGCATCCTCGATGTGGATCAGGATGATGGCAAGATCGCCAGTGCCAAGGGGCTGGTTGAGAAGCCGAATGCCGAGGATGCGCCCTCAAACCTGTCGATCATCGGGCGCTATATCCTGCAGCCCGAGATTTTCGACATTCTGGACAAGCGTGAGACCGGTGCCGGTGGCGAAATCCAGCTGACCGATGCGATTGCCAAGATGATCGGCCCGATGCCGTTCCATGGTTTCCGCTTTGATGGTACACGCTATGACTGCGGCAACAAGGCTGGCTTCGTGGCGGCCAATGTCGCCTTTGCCATGGCGCGCGAAGACGTCGCCGATGATGTGCGCAACATGGTAAAAGATCTGGTCTGA
- a CDS encoding UDP-glucose 6-dehydrogenase, with product MRIAMVGTGYVGLVSGACFSEFGHETVCVDLDANKIDELKRGVIPIYEPGLDTLVNGNAAAGRLSFTTDLAQAVAEADAVFIAVGTPTRRGDGHADLTYVYDAARQIAMAATGYTVIVTKSTVPVGTSREVARIVAEANPHVEFDVCSNPEFLREGSAINDFMRPDRVVIGCNSERALEVMTALYRPLFLNETPILNTTLETAELTKYAANAFLATKITFINEMADLCEKVGGNVQDVARGIGLDGRIGRKFLNAGPGYGGSCFPKDTLALCKTAADYDAPSRIVEAVVEVNNSRKAAMADRVLKALGSKAKGATVAVLGVTFKPNTDDMRDAPSLDIIPALQRAGCTIRAFDPVGMKEAEKLLPDVAWCRDAYDAMTDADCLVIITEWNEFRALQIDRVRELLSEPLVVDLRNIYKPDDMAEAGFTYLSIGRPTIPPTREAGVTLVANT from the coding sequence ATGCGTATAGCGATGGTTGGTACGGGCTATGTCGGCTTGGTATCGGGGGCCTGCTTTTCCGAATTTGGTCACGAGACGGTTTGTGTCGATCTCGATGCCAACAAAATCGATGAGTTGAAGCGCGGCGTGATCCCGATTTACGAGCCGGGCCTCGACACGCTGGTCAATGGCAATGCCGCCGCCGGGCGCCTCAGCTTTACCACCGATCTTGCGCAGGCGGTTGCCGAGGCCGATGCGGTGTTTATCGCGGTCGGCACCCCAACCCGTCGCGGCGATGGCCATGCAGATTTGACATATGTCTATGATGCGGCCCGGCAGATCGCCATGGCAGCAACCGGCTATACGGTTATTGTCACCAAATCTACAGTTCCGGTCGGCACCAGCCGTGAGGTCGCCCGCATTGTCGCCGAGGCCAATCCGCATGTTGAGTTCGATGTCTGCTCGAACCCGGAATTCCTGCGTGAAGGGTCGGCGATCAATGATTTCATGCGTCCTGACCGGGTGGTTATCGGCTGTAATTCCGAACGTGCGCTTGAGGTCATGACCGCGCTGTATCGTCCACTGTTCCTCAATGAAACGCCGATCCTGAACACGACGCTGGAAACGGCGGAGCTGACCAAATATGCCGCCAATGCCTTTCTGGCGACCAAGATCACCTTCATCAACGAGATGGCTGATCTGTGCGAGAAGGTCGGCGGCAATGTACAGGATGTGGCGCGCGGGATTGGTCTCGATGGCCGGATCGGGCGCAAGTTCCTGAATGCTGGCCCCGGCTATGGTGGCTCATGCTTCCCCAAGGATACGCTGGCGTTGTGCAAGACCGCAGCGGATTATGACGCGCCGTCCCGTATCGTCGAGGCAGTGGTCGAGGTCAATAACAGCCGCAAGGCCGCCATGGCTGACCGCGTCCTGAAGGCGCTGGGCAGCAAGGCGAAGGGCGCAACCGTTGCCGTGCTCGGCGTTACCTTCAAGCCGAATACCGATGATATGCGCGATGCACCCAGTCTCGACATCATCCCGGCACTGCAACGGGCAGGTTGCACCATCCGCGCCTTTGATCCGGTCGGGATGAAGGAGGCTGAAAAGCTATTGCCTGATGTAGCCTGGTGCCGCGATGCCTATGATGCCATGACCGATGCCGATTGCCTCGTCATCATCACCGAATGGAATGAGTTCCGTGCCCTGCAGATTGACCGGGTGCGGGAACTGTTGAGCGAGCCGCTGGTTGTTGACCTGCGCAATATCTACAAGCCGGACGATATGGCCGAGGCGGGCTTTACCTATCTCTCCATTGGCCGACCCACAATTCCACCGACCAGGGAAGCCGGTGTTACGCTGGTGGCCAATACCTGA
- a CDS encoding phosphomannomutase has protein sequence MTDTHKFDPTVLREYDIRGIVGDTLTVEDARALGRAFGSMIAEQGDNHEVCVGYDGRISSPDLEEGIVEGLVSTGMRVNRVGMGPTPMLYFSVKHMGAAGGIMVTGSHNPPEYNGFKMLTTGGPLFGDAIQALGKRAAEGRFANGMGDAEKVDVKAAYVEKLMSIADIPNPLKVVWDFGNGAAGAVAKETLAGLPGEHITLFEDVDGNFPNHHPDPTVPKNLVDLQQAVAKHGADLGVAFDGDGDRIGAVDEKGEILFGDHLIAIYATDILAQHPGGTVIADVKASQTLFDEIARLGGKPVMWKTGHSLIKDKMKELDAPLAGEMSGHIFFRDNYGFDDAVYCAIKLISIASRSGKPASALTAHLPATHATPETRFQVDESRKFPAITEVQKRLAAVDGLEVNDMDGVRVNTSDGWWLLRASNTQDVLVARAESTTEEGLERLKKMVRDQLAESGIEAPADF, from the coding sequence ATGACCGATACCCATAAATTCGACCCCACCGTTCTGCGTGAATACGATATCCGTGGCATCGTCGGTGATACGCTGACCGTTGAGGACGCCCGTGCCCTTGGCCGTGCCTTCGGCAGCATGATCGCCGAGCAGGGGGACAATCACGAGGTCTGTGTCGGTTATGATGGCCGGATCAGCTCTCCCGATCTTGAGGAAGGGATTGTCGAGGGGCTGGTTTCCACCGGCATGCGGGTAAACCGGGTCGGCATGGGCCCGACGCCGATGCTGTATTTCTCGGTCAAGCATATGGGCGCTGCCGGTGGCATCATGGTTACCGGTTCGCACAACCCGCCGGAGTATAACGGCTTCAAGATGCTGACCACTGGCGGGCCGCTGTTCGGTGATGCCATTCAGGCGCTTGGCAAACGCGCAGCAGAAGGACGCTTCGCCAATGGCATGGGCGATGCCGAGAAGGTTGATGTCAAGGCGGCCTATGTCGAGAAGCTGATGTCGATTGCCGATATTCCCAATCCGCTGAAGGTGGTCTGGGACTTCGGGAATGGTGCTGCCGGTGCCGTGGCGAAGGAAACTCTCGCCGGGCTGCCGGGTGAGCATATTACGCTGTTTGAGGATGTGGACGGTAACTTCCCGAACCACCATCCCGACCCGACTGTACCGAAAAATCTGGTCGATCTGCAGCAGGCGGTCGCCAAGCATGGTGCCGATCTCGGCGTTGCCTTTGACGGTGACGGTGATCGTATCGGTGCCGTGGATGAAAAGGGCGAAATCCTGTTCGGTGACCATCTGATTGCGATCTATGCAACCGACATTCTGGCCCAGCATCCGGGTGGTACGGTGATCGCTGATGTGAAGGCAAGCCAGACCCTGTTTGACGAGATTGCCCGCCTCGGCGGCAAGCCGGTGATGTGGAAGACCGGGCACAGCCTGATCAAGGACAAGATGAAGGAGCTCGATGCCCCGCTCGCCGGTGAGATGAGCGGCCATATCTTCTTCCGCGACAATTACGGCTTTGATGATGCGGTCTATTGCGCGATCAAGCTGATCTCTATCGCCTCACGGTCCGGTAAACCGGCCTCGGCGCTGACCGCCCATCTGCCCGCAACCCATGCGACACCCGAGACCCGTTTTCAGGTCGATGAGTCCAGAAAGTTTCCGGCCATCACCGAGGTCCAGAAACGCCTCGCCGCAGTCGATGGCCTTGAGGTGAACGATATGGACGGTGTACGGGTGAATACCTCTGACGGCTGGTGGCTGCTGCGTGCATCGAACACGCAGGATGTGCTGGTTGCTCGTGCGGAATCCACGACCGAAGAGGGGCTGGAGCGCCTCAAGAAGATGGTCCGCGACCAACTGGCCGAGAGCGGTATCGAAGCACCTGCCGATTTCTGA
- a CDS encoding ATP-dependent Clp protease adapter ClpS translates to MEDIRSAGQEDDNDNDGGTGTGVVVKPKVQTKKPSLYRVLMLNDDYTPMEFVVHVLERFFNKTREESTRIMLHVHKRGVGVCGVFTYEIAETKVQQVMDFARQHQHPLQCTLEKE, encoded by the coding sequence ATGGAAGATATCAGATCAGCAGGGCAGGAGGACGATAACGACAATGACGGTGGTACCGGTACCGGCGTCGTCGTTAAGCCGAAGGTCCAGACAAAAAAGCCATCGCTCTATCGCGTACTCATGCTGAACGACGACTACACACCGATGGAATTTGTGGTCCACGTTCTGGAACGTTTTTTCAACAAGACCCGCGAGGAATCAACACGCATCATGCTGCATGTGCATAAGCGTGGGGTCGGGGTTTGTGGCGTTTTCACCTATGAAATCGCCGAGACCAAGGTTCAGCAAGTTATGGACTTCGCCCGGCAGCATCAGCATCCGCTGCAATGTACGCTGGAGAAGGAATGA
- a CDS encoding ATP-dependent Clp protease ATP-binding subunit ClpA — protein MLSRNLEQTLHRALGFANERSHEYATLEHLLLSLTDDQDAVAVMRACNVDLDKIRGEVVDYLDNELSNLVVSTPEDAKPTAGFQRVLQRAAIHVQSSGREEVTGANVLVALFSERESHAVYFLQEQDMTRFDAVNYISHGIAKVPGKGDAKRSAPSGADEEATGEKVVKKGREALDAYCVNLNEKAASGKIDPLIGREHEVERTIQILCRRSKNNPLYVGDPGVGKTAIAEGLARRIVKGDVPEVLREATIFSLDMGALLAGTRYRGDFEERLKSVVSELEQIDQAVLFIDEIHTVIGAGATSGGAMDASNLLKPALASGELRCIGSTTYKEYRNHFEKDRALVRRFQKIDVKEPSLEDAVKILMGLKPYYEEHHGVKYTADAIRTAVDLSARYIGDRKLPDKAIDVIDEVGAAQMLVPPSKRKKQISVKDIEAVVAQIARIPPKSVSRDDKEVLKSLEKNLKTMVFGQDSAIEALTSAIKLARAGLRDPEKPIGNYLFSGPTGVGKTEVAKQLAMNLGIELTRFDMSEYMERHSVSRLIGAPPGYVGFDQGGMLTDAVDQNPHCVLLLDEIEKAHPDLYNIMLQIMDYGKLTDHNGKTVDFRNVIIIMTTNAGAAEQAKPAIGFGSSVRTGEDMEAINRMFTPEFRNRLDAIIPFAALAEDTIDKVVEKFVIQLEAQLADRGVTIELSNPARGWIAKKGYDPVMGARPLGRVIQDELKKPLAEELLFGDLTKGGIVHVDLKDDKLVFSFEEVKSAASSSSKKTTKKRTTKKKSSPKSGDGKPLEEIS, from the coding sequence ATGTTATCGCGTAATTTAGAACAGACGCTACATCGGGCACTCGGGTTCGCGAATGAGCGCAGTCATGAATATGCGACGCTTGAGCATTTGCTCCTGTCCCTGACAGATGATCAGGACGCCGTTGCGGTTATGCGCGCCTGCAATGTCGATCTCGACAAAATCCGCGGCGAGGTTGTCGATTATCTGGACAATGAATTGTCCAACCTCGTGGTCTCGACGCCTGAGGATGCAAAACCCACCGCCGGTTTCCAGCGTGTGCTGCAGCGGGCAGCCATTCATGTCCAGTCTTCCGGCCGGGAAGAGGTAACCGGTGCCAATGTGCTGGTCGCCCTGTTCTCCGAACGGGAGAGCCATGCAGTCTACTTCCTGCAGGAACAGGACATGACCCGTTTCGATGCGGTCAATTATATCTCGCACGGTATCGCCAAGGTGCCGGGCAAGGGCGATGCCAAGCGCAGCGCGCCAAGCGGTGCCGATGAGGAAGCTACCGGCGAGAAGGTGGTCAAGAAGGGCCGCGAGGCGCTTGATGCCTATTGCGTCAACCTCAACGAGAAGGCCGCGAGCGGCAAGATCGATCCGCTGATCGGTCGTGAGCATGAGGTCGAGCGTACGATCCAGATCCTGTGCCGTCGCTCCAAGAACAACCCGCTTTATGTCGGTGATCCCGGCGTGGGTAAAACCGCCATTGCGGAAGGTCTCGCCCGGCGTATCGTCAAGGGCGATGTGCCCGAGGTGCTGCGTGAAGCCACCATCTTCTCGCTCGATATGGGCGCGTTGCTTGCCGGTACCCGGTATCGCGGTGACTTCGAGGAACGCCTGAAATCGGTTGTCTCCGAACTGGAACAGATTGATCAGGCCGTGCTGTTCATCGATGAGATTCATACGGTGATCGGTGCCGGTGCCACCTCCGGTGGGGCCATGGATGCGTCGAACCTGCTGAAGCCGGCATTGGCCAGCGGTGAATTGCGCTGCATCGGGTCTACCACCTACAAGGAATACCGCAATCACTTCGAGAAGGATCGGGCGCTGGTACGCCGGTTCCAAAAGATCGATGTGAAGGAACCATCGCTGGAAGATGCGGTGAAAATCCTCATGGGCCTCAAGCCCTATTACGAGGAGCATCACGGTGTAAAATACACTGCCGATGCGATCCGTACTGCGGTTGACCTGTCGGCCCGCTATATCGGTGACCGCAAGCTGCCGGACAAGGCGATTGACGTGATCGATGAGGTCGGGGCAGCGCAGATGCTGGTACCGCCGAGCAAGCGCAAGAAGCAGATTTCCGTCAAGGATATCGAGGCTGTTGTCGCACAGATCGCGCGTATCCCGCCGAAGAGCGTCAGCCGCGATGACAAGGAAGTGCTGAAGTCGCTTGAGAAGAACCTCAAGACCATGGTCTTCGGTCAGGACAGTGCCATCGAGGCGCTGACCAGTGCGATCAAGCTCGCCCGTGCGGGCCTGCGCGATCCCGAGAAGCCGATCGGCAACTACCTGTTCTCCGGTCCGACCGGTGTCGGTAAAACCGAGGTCGCCAAGCAACTGGCGATGAATCTCGGCATCGAACTGACCCGTTTCGACATGTCGGAATATATGGAGCGTCACAGCGTCTCCCGTCTGATCGGTGCGCCGCCGGGTTATGTCGGTTTCGATCAGGGCGGTATGCTTACCGATGCGGTTGATCAGAACCCGCATTGCGTGTTGCTGCTCGACGAGATCGAGAAGGCGCATCCGGATCTGTACAACATCATGCTGCAGATCATGGATTACGGGAAGCTGACCGACCATAACGGCAAGACAGTGGATTTCCGCAATGTCATCATCATCATGACGACGAATGCGGGCGCTGCCGAACAGGCCAAACCGGCAATAGGCTTCGGGTCATCTGTGCGTACCGGCGAGGATATGGAAGCGATCAACCGGATGTTTACGCCGGAGTTCCGCAACCGTCTCGACGCCATTATCCCGTTCGCCGCACTGGCGGAAGACACCATCGACAAAGTGGTCGAGAAGTTCGTCATCCAGCTGGAGGCGCAACTGGCCGATCGCGGTGTGACCATCGAGCTGTCCAACCCGGCTCGCGGCTGGATTGCCAAGAAGGGCTATGATCCGGTCATGGGCGCACGGCCTCTGGGACGGGTCATTCAGGACGAGCTCAAAAAGCCATTGGCCGAGGAGCTGCTGTTCGGTGATCTGACCAAGGGTGGTATCGTTCATGTGGATCTGAAGGACGACAAGCTGGTGTTCAGCTTCGAGGAAGTCAAATCCGCGGCCAGCAGTTCGAGCAAGAAGACAACTAAAAAGCGCACGACCAAGAAGAAGTCATCGCCGAAATCCGGTGACGGCAAGCCGCTTGAGGAAATCTCTTAA
- a CDS encoding carnitine dehydratase, whose amino-acid sequence MTDQTTALLAGVRVLDLSQYLPGPYATQLLADMGAEVVKVEPPAGDPMRFLDQPADSDKVSPVYRAINAGKAVINLNLKEEADRAVLRDLVARADILLESFRPGVMARLGFSPDELRGMNSRLVHVALSGWGQTGPYALRAGHDINYLALAGGLAATGTADEPVAPFPPTGDMASGMMAALSALGGLLRARATGEGCFLDVSIMETALSWQSFGLAAAAGGAPIQRGQSLLSGGAACYHLYRTADDRWLSVGAIEAKFWQLFCDTLQHPEWAARQHEQPMPQTGLIGDVQAVIAEQSLDHWCDVFRNVDCCVEPVLDWHEIAHHEHIAARGQIDVSADIPAALIGLRIDGNAPGPRRPVRSLGAPAVLAAWQGD is encoded by the coding sequence ATGACGGATCAGACAACAGCGCTGTTGGCTGGTGTGCGGGTACTGGATTTGAGCCAGTATCTACCCGGTCCCTATGCCACCCAGTTGCTCGCCGATATGGGGGCAGAGGTGGTGAAGGTCGAGCCACCCGCCGGTGATCCCATGCGGTTTCTGGATCAACCGGCAGACAGCGATAAGGTCAGTCCGGTCTATCGGGCGATCAATGCCGGCAAGGCCGTCATCAATCTCAATCTGAAAGAAGAAGCAGACCGGGCGGTTCTGCGCGACCTTGTGGCACGCGCCGATATCCTGCTGGAGAGTTTCCGGCCCGGTGTGATGGCCCGGCTCGGCTTCTCGCCTGACGAACTGCGGGGCATGAATAGCCGGCTGGTGCATGTGGCTTTGTCCGGTTGGGGGCAGACGGGCCCCTATGCCTTGCGTGCCGGGCATGACATCAACTATCTGGCGCTTGCCGGTGGGCTGGCCGCGACCGGTACGGCTGACGAACCGGTAGCACCGTTCCCGCCGACCGGCGATATGGCGAGCGGTATGATGGCGGCGCTGTCAGCGCTCGGCGGGTTGTTGCGCGCACGGGCGACGGGTGAGGGCTGCTTCCTCGATGTGAGCATCATGGAGACGGCGTTGTCGTGGCAGTCATTCGGTCTGGCGGCTGCCGCAGGTGGTGCGCCGATCCAGAGGGGCCAGTCGCTGCTCAGCGGTGGTGCGGCCTGTTATCACCTGTACCGTACTGCCGATGACCGCTGGCTCAGTGTCGGCGCGATCGAGGCAAAGTTCTGGCAGCTGTTCTGCGATACGTTGCAGCATCCCGAATGGGCGGCGCGTCAGCATGAACAGCCGATGCCGCAAACCGGGCTGATCGGGGATGTGCAGGCGGTCATTGCCGAACAGTCGCTCGACCATTGGTGCGATGTGTTCCGTAATGTAGATTGCTGTGTCGAGCCGGTTCTCGACTGGCATGAGATTGCGCATCACGAGCATATCGCGGCGCGCGGCCAGATTGATGTATCCGCCGATATCCCGGCTGCCCTGATCGGCTTACGGATTGATGGCAATGCACCCGGTCCGCGCCGACCGGTCCGGTCGTTGGGCGCGCCTGCTGTGCTGGCGGCATGGCAAGGGGATTGA
- a CDS encoding GNAT family N-acetyltransferase, translating to MPDSSDTPLDSAPPETNDLIIEAVHSLDDIDREVWDACAGTDNPFVCYDFLHALEASGSATPETGWLGSHIMLRRQSTDQVLGVAPLYIKNHSYGEYVFDHGWAHAFESAGGNYYPKLLGGVPFAPATGPRLLLHPDADPTHCYYLMARGIEQVAERYDLSSIHVIFNTRTEWKALQDAGWLSRTGCQYHWQNDGYDSFDDFLAALTSRKRKAIRKERAQVETSGLTMRRLTGDDLKPEHWDRFFQFYLNTSDRKWGSAYLTRDFFHRIHETMADRILLVTAEDDGEIIAGAFNMIGSDTLYGRNWGCLDQYKFLHFEACYYQAIDHAIEHGLKTVEAGAQGEHKIQRGYLPTKTYSSHFIFHPGFRTAVSEFLSQERAAIDHQIAALKQESPFKQSGDTG from the coding sequence ATGCCTGACAGCAGTGATACCCCACTCGATTCCGCACCGCCGGAAACCAATGATCTGATCATCGAGGCCGTCCACAGCCTCGATGACATTGATCGTGAAGTCTGGGATGCCTGTGCCGGAACCGACAATCCGTTTGTCTGCTACGACTTCCTTCATGCGCTTGAGGCGAGCGGCTCCGCAACGCCGGAAACCGGCTGGCTCGGCAGCCATATCATGCTGCGGCGGCAGTCAACCGATCAGGTGCTCGGCGTGGCGCCGCTCTATATCAAGAACCATTCCTATGGCGAATATGTCTTCGACCATGGCTGGGCCCATGCCTTCGAGAGCGCCGGTGGCAACTATTATCCCAAGCTGCTCGGCGGGGTACCGTTTGCACCCGCGACCGGCCCACGCCTGCTGTTGCATCCCGATGCCGATCCGACGCATTGCTATTACCTGATGGCGCGCGGCATCGAACAGGTGGCCGAGCGCTATGACCTGTCCAGCATCCATGTGATCTTTAACACCAGAACGGAATGGAAAGCCCTGCAGGATGCCGGATGGCTGTCGCGTACCGGCTGCCAGTATCACTGGCAGAATGACGGCTATGACAGCTTCGATGATTTTCTGGCCGCCCTCACCTCCCGCAAACGCAAGGCAATCCGCAAGGAACGGGCACAGGTTGAAACCAGCGGCCTGACCATGCGCCGCCTGACCGGTGATGATCTCAAGCCGGAACACTGGGACCGGTTTTTCCAGTTCTACCTCAACACCAGTGACCGCAAATGGGGCAGCGCCTATCTGACCCGCGACTTCTTCCACCGCATCCATGAGACCATGGCCGACCGCATCCTGCTGGTTACAGCCGAGGATGACGGCGAGATCATTGCTGGTGCCTTCAACATGATTGGCAGCGATACGCTCTATGGGCGCAACTGGGGCTGTCTCGACCAGTACAAGTTCCTGCATTTCGAGGCCTGCTACTATCAGGCCATCGACCACGCCATTGAGCATGGCTTGAAAACCGTCGAGGCCGGGGCGCAGGGCGAGCATAAAATCCAGCGCGGCTATCTGCCGACCAAGACCTATTCCTCACATTTCATTTTTCATCCCGGTTTCCGCACCGCGGTTTCGGAGTTCCTCAGTCAGGAACGCGCCGCCATCGATCACCAGATCGCCGCCCTGAAACAGGAAAGCCCGTTCAAACAAAGCGGCGATACCGGTTAG
- a CDS encoding uracil-DNA glycosylase has product MNARTLTIPAPPADCPTCPRLAEFRHANGNKFPSYHNAPVPSFGPTDARLMIVGLAPGLHGANQTGRPFTGDYAGDLLYATLVKFGFATGTYAKHRDDGLSLSDCRITNAVRCVPPQNKPETVEIANCRPYLDGELTTLPKLRAILALGLIAHKSTLATLGFKQSAFAFKHNAAHPVGDEDAPLTLFNSYHCSRYNTNTGRLTTEMFEDVFRHIRRVLDSAG; this is encoded by the coding sequence ATGAATGCCCGCACCCTGACCATCCCGGCCCCGCCAGCGGACTGCCCGACCTGTCCCCGACTGGCGGAGTTCCGTCATGCCAATGGCAACAAGTTCCCCAGCTATCACAATGCCCCGGTGCCGAGCTTTGGCCCGACCGATGCGCGACTGATGATTGTCGGCCTCGCCCCTGGTCTGCACGGGGCGAACCAGACGGGCCGCCCGTTTACCGGCGATTATGCCGGTGACCTGCTCTATGCCACGCTGGTGAAGTTCGGTTTTGCCACGGGCACCTATGCCAAGCATCGTGATGACGGGCTGAGCTTGAGCGACTGCCGGATCACCAATGCCGTGCGCTGCGTACCGCCACAGAACAAGCCGGAGACTGTGGAAATCGCCAACTGCCGCCCGTATCTGGATGGCGAACTGACCACCCTGCCGAAGCTGCGCGCCATTCTCGCCCTCGGGCTGATCGCGCATAAATCCACGCTGGCAACACTGGGCTTCAAGCAAAGCGCCTTTGCCTTCAAGCACAATGCAGCCCATCCGGTCGGTGATGAGGATGCCCCGCTGACCCTGTTCAACAGCTATCACTGCTCACGCTACAACACCAACACCGGTCGGTTGACGACCGAGATGTTCGAGGATGTTTTCCGGCATATCCGCCGGGTACTCGATAGCGCCGGTTAG